In one window of Cynocephalus volans isolate mCynVol1 chromosome 6, mCynVol1.pri, whole genome shotgun sequence DNA:
- the LYRM1 gene encoding LYR motif-containing protein 1 isoform X1, with product MTTATRQEVLGLYRSIFRLARKWQAASGQTEDTITEKQYILNEARTLFQKNKNLTDPDLIKQCIDECTARIEIGLHYRIPYPRPIHLPPMGLTPLRGRGLRSQEKLRKLSKPVYLKSHDEIS from the exons ATGACAACAGCAACACGACAAGAAGTTCTTGGCCTCTACCGCAGCATTTTCAGACTCGCGAGGAAATGGCAGGCGGCATCAGGGCAGACCGAAGACACCATCACAGAAAAACAGTACATACTAAATGAAGCTAGAACGCtgttccagaaaaacaaaaat CTCACAGACCCAGACCTGATTAAACAGTGTATAGATGAATGCACAGCCAGGATTGAAATTGGACTGCATTACAGGATTCCTTATCCAAGGCCA ATTCATCTGCCTCCAATGGGCCTCACCCCACTACGAGGCCGGGGACTTCGAAGccaggagaaactgagaaaactTTCCAAACCAGTATATCTCAAGTCTCATGATGAAATTTCCTAA
- the LYRM1 gene encoding LYR motif-containing protein 1 isoform X2, with amino-acid sequence MTTATRQEVLGLYRSIFRLARKWQAASGQTEDTITEKQYILNEARTLFQKNKNLTDPDLIKQCIDECTARIEIGLHYRIPYPRFICLQWASPHYEAGDFEARRN; translated from the exons ATGACAACAGCAACACGACAAGAAGTTCTTGGCCTCTACCGCAGCATTTTCAGACTCGCGAGGAAATGGCAGGCGGCATCAGGGCAGACCGAAGACACCATCACAGAAAAACAGTACATACTAAATGAAGCTAGAACGCtgttccagaaaaacaaaaat CTCACAGACCCAGACCTGATTAAACAGTGTATAGATGAATGCACAGCCAGGATTGAAATTGGACTGCATTACAGGATTCCTTATCCAAG ATTCATCTGCCTCCAATGGGCCTCACCCCACTACGAGGCCGGGGACTTCGAAGccaggagaaactga